A segment of the Bdellovibrio bacteriovorus genome:
AAAGGCGGGCTGTCACGGCAGACCGTGCTGGATCGGCACGGCCTGAATCATCACCTTAGAAAGTGGCTTCCGGAGCATCGCTAAAATAAGAGGAGATCGCTTTCAGCATGGTGTCCTTGCGCACGGGTTTGGACAGGTGCAGGTCGCAACCGGCAGAGATGCTTTTTCTGACGTCCTCCTGGAAAGCATTCGCCGTGCAGGCAAATATTTTCGCAGGAGTGCGATTCAACTGGCGCTCCATTTCGCGGATGCGCTGAGTGGCTTCATATCCGTCCATGCCCGGCATCTGCACGTCCATGAAGATAATGTCGTAGTGGTCCTTGGCGACCATGTCCACAGCCTCCACACCGCTGTTGGCATAGCTGACAGCGTGAGCGGTTTTTTGCAGATAAATTCCGAACAGATGGCGATTGTCATCGACATCATCCACGACCAGAATGCGCAAACGGCTTTGAGAGATATTGTGTTTGATGTCGCTGAGCTGGTAGCGGCCCTGCCAAGGATTGTGCATGGTCGTTTTCCTTTCAGTTGTGGACGGCACCGAAATCGTGAAATAGAACGTCGTTCCCTGGCCCGGTTGGGATTCAAACCAGACATGGCCGTTCATCATTTGCACGATGTTTTTCGTGATGGAAAGCCCCAGTCCCGTGCCGCCATATTTGCGTGTGGTGGTCGTGTCGGCTTGAGTGAATGGCTGGAAGATGTCTTTGAATTTTTGTTTGGAAATGCCGATGCCCGTGTCGGTCACCCGAAACAGCAGATTTCCTTTGTGGGGCGTGCGGTTCACTGACACCTGCAAAGACACCTCACCGGTGTTGGTGAACTTGATTGAATTGTTCACCAGATTCATCAGTACCTGGCGCAGGCGATCGGCGTCGCCGACAAAGTATTCTTCAACATCGGGATCGATGGTCATTGAAAGCTTCAGGCTTTTTTCTTTGGCTCGGAAGCCCAGCACGGTGTTCAGTTCGTCCAGCAGGCGTTTTAGATTGAACGGAAGCGGTCGCAGTTCCATTTCTCCAGCTTCGACTTTGGAAAGATCCAGAATGTCATTGATGATGGTCATTAGCTGATGATTGGCGCGCTGAAGAATCTCGACGAATGAGGCTTGCTGGTTGTCCAGCGGAGTCTCGGCCAGAGTGTCGGTGATGCCGATGATGGAATTTAGCGGAGTGCGGATTTCATGGCTCATGTTTGCCAGAAAAACGGTTTTTGCGTCAGTGGCGGCTTTGGCTTTGATCGCAGCGCCCAGAAGCTCTTTGTTTTTCTTTTCCAGGTTGTCTGAAAGACTTTTCTTTTCAGTGATATCCACGGCCATCTTCACGATCTTGGACACCTGCCCCTGCAGATTTCTTACTGGAGTGTAAGATCCTTGAATCCAAACTTCGCGATTTGTTTTGGTAAGTCGCTTGAACTCTCCTGCTTGGGCTTGTCCTTCAGCAAGTTGGTTCCACATTTCTTGATATTCCAGCTCGTGTTGGTGAAACTCCGGCAGGAATATTGAGTGATGACGTCCTTCAATCTCATCGAGTTCATACTCCATAAGATTCAGGAAATTCGGGTTGGCCCAGAGAATGTATCCCTGGTTGTCGAACTCGATCACCGCATTTGAATTTAGTAGAGCCTCATAAACAGAATGAGTCATGACATAAGTGTATCTACAGTCATGTTTATTAATAAAATTACAAAATTCCCTGGGGATTAAAGTTTTGTAATTACGCTATGAGTCCTGCGCTTCGACAGACAATAATTTTCAGAATGATGATGAATGATTGAATTTCACTGCAGCTTAACAAGCGTTTTCTGCTGAAATCTTATGGCCATTGGTTTTCAAGCAAATTTTTGCGTGCCTCCAAGGCATTGCGAATTCCAACTGTGCAGGAATTGGAAAGCTGACGGCTGTTGTCTTTCAAACAACGCAAGATGCGTCCCTCGCCCGGTTTAAGCATATCGCAAAACTGCAGCAGATCGTTGTTGCAGGCGCGGCGAAGCTCCACCATCAGCTGATGGACTCGTTGGCTGCGCTGACGGCAGTCCGTGGTCAGTTTGTCTTTGTGATCTTCCAGACATTTCAAAAAGTTTCCGCCGCCAGGTTCAACATCCTGGCAATAGCGATTTAAATCTGCGCGGCAGGGATCCAGGGCGGTTTTTTCCGTCTGGGCCAGAGCTTCAATAGAGAATATGAAAATCAGCGTAAAGATCAGGGTCAGCACGCCGACGATGAAACGATTTTCCATAGGCGAAACCTCCGGAGTGATCAATGCCATCCAGTGAAGTGGTTTATTCAGTTTTGAAAGGGGAGATTTTTTTTGAAGAGCCCTCTCTGAGGAGAAGTATGGAGGGCTCTTGAGAAACTTAGAACGAGAAAACTAAGGACGTGTTACTTTGCAGCCGGTGTTTCGAACATGGACATTGCAAAGAAGGACTTGCGGAATGTGCTCCAGTTTGTGGATTTCACCGCCGCGACTCTCCAGAAGTAATGTTTGCCAGCTTCCAGACCTGTGGCTTCGAAAGTAGTGCCTTTAACAGCGTATTCGTTTGCCACCAACCATTTGAAGTTAGGATCTGTAGCCACTTGAACATGGTACTCGTCCGCTCCAGCAACGGATTTCCAAGTCAGAGTTGTTTTATCAGCTTTAACGGAAGTGTAATATGCCGGGCTTACAAGCTCTGGTTTAGCCGGAACTTCGTTTTTCGCAGGATCCGCTTTTGGCTGTGGGAACAAAGAGTTCATTTTTTCGGTCAAACCACCGTGGCCGGCGCCGTGACCACCACCACCATGAGCCTCTTCAGCCAAAGAAGCAGAAGCAAGAGTCAAAGTCATAGCGAACGCGAATAGAGATACCAAGATCTTCATGATTTAATCCTTTTGTAAACGATGCTTAGAAAGTAAAATAAAACCGGGATTAAGAAAACCTTCTTGCACGAAATGCTGGACGGTGTTAGAAATCCCCACGGTTTTGCGGATGATTGCTCTAATAATGCTCTAAATTCCTGAAATTAGAGAGGAAAGTCCGGACTCCATATGGCAGCGCAAGGGGTAACGCCCCTCTACAGTAATGTAAGGAACAGTGGAACAGAGAGAATGTCCAGGGCATTGAGCCAGACACCGGGAACGGGAGGGTCTGGGGAGCTGCTGGAGTGAAAACAGCCAAACTCTGCGCGGAGCAAGATCAAATAGGGTGACACTAGTAGGGCGGCCAGCCCGTAGTCACCGGGTAAGATCGCTTGAGGGTGTCAGTAATGCCACTCCCAGAGGAATGATCATCCACGATTATCGGGTAAATTATGGGACCTGGTAGTTTGGACAGAATCCGGCTTATAGCAAAACCGAGATCCCGCCTTCTTTATATAGACAACTCTGCAAGTTTTGCAAAACTTGAGAGTTTTCGTGCCCTTAGGATCCCTATTTGGGCTAAATTCCCCGCCATGAAAACACTGTTGTTTGTCCTGATCATGGCTGCAGGCTTGGCTGCACAGGCGCAAGTTTCTTTGAACATTCCTTCTGAATCGACTTACGAGTCAGGCAAATCCCTTTGTCAGAAAACCTATGCGTCTTTGATCGCCCACGAAAAAGGGTTCTATGTCCGCGTCCCGGTGGACTATTCCCGCCCGGAACGGGGTATGACCGAGGTTTACTCTTATTTCCACCGCGGCTTTGATCCCAGCAAAGAAACCATGATTTATTTCACCGGCGGACCCGGGCAAACCTCGCATTGGGGCCTGTTCCGCAATCCGATGCCTTACAATGTTCTGATCATGGAGCACCGGGGGATTGGCTGTTCGCGCCCGGACACCCGCGCGATGTTCCTGGATCCGTCTTATTATTCCTCTGAAAATGTCGCTCGTGACGCCGAAGTGGTTCGTCAGCATCTGATGATCAATCAATGGACTGTGTATGGAATTTCTTACGGCACGGTTCCGGCGACGATGTATGCTTCGCTTTTCCCGCAAAGCACCCGCGCGGCGATTTTGGAAGGTGTGGTCTATGACGGGGGCCTGCAGTTGTGGGATGCGCCTCATCGCCGCAAGCTGGTGCAGAAGATGCTAAACTCTTTGTCGCCTTCGCTGATGGCACGGCTTGAAAGTGTGTCGACAGTTCATGGCATCCCCGACACCTGGATGTCACGTCAGGCGCGCACACAGTTGATGTACAACGATGGCGTGAAAAAACTGAAAGAGCGTCTGGAGCTTTTAACTGACGACAAAGTGTTTAAAGAATTTCTTACTGAAGTTCGCAAAAGTTATGAGCCGATCACTTATACTCCGCACATTCTGTTTGCCTCTAATGACATCGCCTACATGATGATTTCCTGTCAGGAGCTGGGAATGGCGACGCCGGACATCAGCATCGAGGATTCTTTTATCAAGGGTCAACTGGTACGTAAGGTGGATACTGAATCGCTGAAACAATGCGCACGCCTTCGCGCCAAAGGCGACAAGACCTATCGAGCGGAAAACTATCCGGTGAAAGTGCCGGTCACATATTTCCAGGGATCTGACGACGGGGCGACCGCGGCTCCAGAGGGAATTCGTCATTACAAAAATGTTCCGGTGGGATTCAAGCAGCTGGCGATTCTGGTGCGTGGCGGGCACAATCCGAATCTGGAACTAATCCTGTACGAAAATCCACAACAGTTGCAGATTTTTGATTATGCGATGAAGGGTTTGCCAATTCCCAAGTCTCTTTATTCTGAAATGAAAAAAGCCAGCGGCCATTTCTGGGCTTACACTTCCAACTGAAGTTGAATCAAAAAGAAAGCCCGCCTTCGTTCTGAGGGCGGACTTCCAACTCTCTGGATCTTCATTCCTAAAGATCCGTGTCTTGATAGAAATATGCGATTGCTTAAAGATAAGTTTACTAAGGTCAGTGGTGCTGACAATTCAAATGCTCAAATTACAGAGGTCTGGGTTCACCGTAGTCTTGGTGTTGCTAGGTCCAGTAGCCCAGTTTTGGTGTCTTTTCGCACTGGTCCTCTGGACCAGATTTTGTGTCGCTAAACATCTTTAAAGCGAGAAGTTAGTACACCTCAGATAATCTGATTTGTATGGAGGGAAATCCCATGCGTTTCGCTATAGTTCTGTTGTGTGCACTCACAGCATTTGTTGGCGCTTGTTCTTCGTTCAAATCTTCCACGGAAAGAACGCCAGCAGCGACCTATTATGTAGATCCTCAATATTATGACCTGCAGGTTTTGATGGCGGAAGCTTTGGACTTCCGTGCGGCGGCCTTGCGCTTTGCTGATGAAAAAAAGCTGGGTCAAACGGGTGACGTGTCCTTGAGTCGTTCTGAGGGTGAATGGGTTCGCGCCATGGGCGCGAAGTATCTGGAAACACGCAAAAAACTGATGGATTTGGCGATCGCTGAAGGTGAGTACTTCGCGGGTAAAAATCAGGTGAAGTTGGCGCCGTATAAAGGCACCAAAGCCGAAAAGAAAGAACGCAATGTTCGCAAGGATACCTACGAAACATATAATGTTTTGAATGTGGATCCAAAAGATGCTCAGGGCGAAAAACAGATATTCCGCATGCAGATGGCTTTGGCTTCCGCATTGCTTCTGATGGACAACTATCTGGTTGCCATCCAGCCATTCAACGAAAACTCTTCTTTGCGTTATGTTCTGAACTATGACGTTCCTCAAAAACGTGCATTGCAGGCGATTGCGGATTCCTATTCCTCCACACATCGTCGTGATCAGATCGAAGACGCAATCAAGTTCATCGACTCTGTGATGGCTTGGCGTCGCGCCAACGGTGAAAAAACCAGCCCGGAAGAAGCTCAGCTTTATACTCTGACTCAATCCAGTATCTGGTATCTTGCAGTTAAGAATGACAAGACCGGCACGGGCTTTAAAGATGCCATTGCGAACCTGTGGAATCGTCTGACGTTGCGTGGAAAACGCGGCGTGCGTGCAGTGTCTTACGGGGTGAGCATGGGCTTTGGTAACATGGTCGGCCTGGTAGAAACCCGTAAGGGCTTCCTTTACAACATGTCTGAATCCGAAAAAGCGAATCTGATTGGCGAAATGAAACCTCTGGACATTCTGATGGAGAAAACTCCATTCCGTCTGACCGACAAGATGATCCCGGGCCACTATGGTCACGTGGCGATCTGGTTGGGCACTGAAGCACAGCTTAAAGACCTGCAGGTTTGGGACCAGATCCCGGCCAAAATTCAGGCGAAGATCCGCGCCGGTCACCGCATCGTGGAAGCTTTGCGCCCGGGTGTGGAACTGAACACATTGGAGCACTTCCTGAATATCGATGACTTTCTGGTGGTGCGTGACACTCGTTCCAATATCACGGATGAATATCGTCGCAAGGCCGTTTTGCAGGCGATTGCCCAGATCGGTAAAGAGTATGACTTCAACTTCGACGTTCATACTCACACCCGTATCGTTTGTTCCGAGATCGCGTATGTGGTCTTTGGTGATGTGAAATGGCCTTTGGAGGAAACTCTGCGCCGTTACACCATCAGCCCGGATAACGTGGCTCAACTGGCGATCGGAAACCAGAGAACCTTTGAACCGGTGATCATGTATTACGACGGTAAGCGCGTTTACAAGGATTTGCCTTATTCTTTGGGTCTTTTGTTGAAAGCCGACGACCAACACTACGCTGAATTTAAAAAATTCCAGAATCTGTAGGAAGTAATCATGAAGATGACGATGAAATCCGCTTTGATTGCCTGCACAGCCCTGATGGCTGTGCATTGCACCCATAAAGAGGTGCGTGAACCAGCCAGTGAAAAAAAGTACACGATCTCGGATGGGCAGACTCAGGCATTGGCTGATCTGATCGGGGGGGATTCCCCTTTGAAGCCGTATCGTCATCCGATGAAGATTTCTTTCCACACCAATGGCGACCAAAAGTATCTTTCTGAAACGGCCCGCAAGGCTCTGAATCAAGCGATCATTGAAACGCTGGGTGTGGAAAATCCGGAACAGGGCCTGGCTAAACTGGCGGTAGGAAACCTGAAAGACGCGATGATCGAAAACTTTGTAAAGACCATGCGTATTTACAAGATCATCAACACCGGACTGCAGGTGGATCTGACTTTCCTGCCTCAGCCGAATCAAAAGAATGATTATGCGACCGAGTTGAACAGCAATCAACTGGTTCGCTTCAATGAAACCGGCGCATTGAGCTCCAAGTGGGATCAGTTGGAAAAGTCCACCGACACCGGCACTGTTTATAATAACTCAGTGTACATCCCGGCCACCCAAGGAAAGGCCGACTATATCGGTGGTACGGTGACCTTTTATGTTGAGATTCTGGATACCCGTCCCAAGTTCGGTCTGCCGAGCATCAAAAAGAACGGCGTCAAGGGCTTTGCCCGTTATCGCCGGTACTATCGCCTGAACCGCGAAGTGCAAAAGTCAGTAACCTGCGAAGGCTTCACACTGTCGGCTAAGAAGGCCGGTGCCGAAGTGCCGTTGTTCTACACGGTGGATCTGTATAAGAACTTCAGTCTGAAAGACATCATTCCGACGGAAGAAACCATCGAAGTCTTCCCGGGCCTCGTGGCCTCGAACAATGAGGGACGTTCTGAATTGATGCCGGATAAATACGAAAAAACCGGCAAGTCCATTCCAACGGGTCAGTTCCTGGTGGAAAGTAAGAAGTCCTTTGTGGAAGAGATCAGCTTCAACCTGGAAAAGATCGTTTACGACCTGAAAGAGAAAAAACTGGATCGCGATCGTTCCCGCGTCAAGCTGGTGGAATACTATTCTTCCCGTGATAACGACAATATGGCGAACGAGACCCAGGCGCTTTATTCTGCGCGCGTCCAGTACCTGAAAAAATGTGAGTCATCGATGGAGAAATTCCTGCATCTGGATGCTCTGGTGAACGGAGGTGTCCTGTGAAAAAGACCCTGTTGATTCTAAGTTCTGTGGTTTTTGCCTCCACTGCGGTGGCGCAAACGGCACAAGTGTCTTTGAAAGAGCGCATTGCTGCCATGGACTACTATAAGAAAAATCATGACATGATGTTTGCGGCAGAAGCCTGCCGTCGTCCAGAGACTTTGCTTCAGGAAATCAAAAAGCTCCCGGCGTCCGAGCAGACCAAGGCTCGCGCTTTTGTGAAAGCCAATGATTCCATCGTGCCGGAAAAAATCCTGCTTCCTTTGGTTTATTGGAAGTTTGTGAAAAAGAATGCGGCAAATGAAGGCAAGGTGATGCAGTACTGGCTGCAGATGCGTTTGCAGGCCCTGCGTGACTATGCTGATAATCCTTTGGTTAAAGATAAAGCGGCTCAGAACGAAGCCCGCTCTTTGATGACCTCATGGGCTGGAGCTTCCAACTTGAGTCTGACCAGTCGCGAACTGACCGAAAATTTGCAAAAACGTTTCCCGCAGATGGACCCGTACTCTTTGTCGGCGGGGGGCTTTGTCCCGGGCAACATTGTAGAGCTGGTCAGTCATAACGAGATATCTCCGGAAAGAATCCAATGGTTCAATGACCGCGTGATCTTTGCCGGTGGGGTGCTTGATTTCAGTCAACCTTATATGAAGATGCCTTTGCACAAGGACGATGACGGACATCCGTCTTTCAAAGACCCAATGTTTGCAAAAATCCGTGACATGATCCTTTCCGCGAAAGAGTCGGTGTTCATTGATATCTTCCTTTTTGGCGGAACGATGGGTGGAACTTTGAGCAAGTTCCTGCTGGATCAAACAGTGGAAAAGAAGAAAGCCAATCCGAACTTCAAGGTGTTGTTGCTGCATGATTATGCCACAAACTACAACATGAAGGACGAGATGATGCCGATCTTTAAGTATATTAAAGACCGTGCGGCAACCGATCCTGGTCTGAAGGGTTCTGTGTACCTGCTTCAGGCCAACATTCAGCGCCATCCTCCTGGGATTCCGTTCGGTATCACGAACCTGGTGCCGAAGACGGAAGAGACTTTCAAAGCCCTGGAAAAGCGCAACACTTACTACGAATCCAAGATCGATCATAGCAAGGTGATCGTGGTGGATCCCGAATCTGATGCGCCTCAGGCTTATTTTGGTTCCAAGAACTGGTCTGATCACAGTGGTGGCTATTACTATGATAATGCCCTTTATGTGAAAGGCCCTGCCGCAGCGTTGGTTCAGGCCGCTTACTATGATGATGTCGAAGCGGCGTTGACGACAGATCCGAACGAAAGAAAATGGTTCTATTACAAGGAAGAGGGTTACGACAACGCAGCTTATCTTAAAAACCGTGATCAGATTCTGGCGTGGTTCCGCGTTGACAGAACTTCGTTCCCGGCCGTGGGAAATCAGTCTGTACGTCTGGCGGAAGCCAATGTGGATGGGAAAATCAAAGACACCCGCAACATGCTGGTGGATATGATTATGAAAGCCGAAAGCCACATCTATATGGAGCATCTGTTCATTTATGACAAGTACATCAACGATGCCCTGATGAAACGCAAGGCGCAGGTTCCGGGTTTGAAGATCCGCATTCTGGCTGACCACAACGGAAACTTCAGTTTGGGGGGATTGCCAAATACATTGTACTTGGATCAGTTGCTGCGTCATGGGGTTGAAGTTCGTGCCCGCCGCACTTTGGGTATCGAAGCGAAGTTCCCTAATGGAAAAACACAAGGCTATCACCAGGAAAATCACCGTAAGATTACTTCCGTTGATGGCAAAGTGATGCTGGTGGGTTCTTCGAACTTGAATCCGGACACTTTGCAGGGAAGTTTCCGTGAATTCGGAGCACAGTTGTTTGATCAGAAAGTCATCGGTGGCTTTGAAGAAGAATTCCTGGATGCGTGGAGTGACGACAAGCTTGTCGGTCCGTTCTATGAAGGTGAGCATCTGCAGTTGCAGGTGATGGGTAAAACCCTGTCGCCGGAACTAAGCCAGATCATCAATGATCTGGGTTCCACGGTGCTAAGAGCCAAAGACGACATCGAAAAGCGTTAAAACTAAAAAGGGCCTCAAAGGCCCTTTTTGTTTTTCGGACCTTGCGGTAAGATCAGTGCCATGGAAAAAATGGCTTGGAATCTTGAATCTGAATATCCGTCTTACAACTCTCCTGAATTTCAGGCTGAATTTGATCTGGTGAAATCCAAGGTTGATCAGCTTGAAAAGGACGTCAAATCCCTTAAGACTCCGTTTGAAAACGAAGTGGAAAAAATCCAGAAAATCTGGATCGACGTGGAAGCCACCCAGGTTTTGGTTGGTAATATGTCGACCTTCCTGAATTGTCATTTATCGGTGGACAGCACCCTGAACGAGGCGCAAGCCAAAAAGTCCGAGGTGATGGCGCTGAGTTCGCTTATGTGGCAGATCCTGATCCCGGTGGATAACTTCATGAAACGTTGTTCAGAGGAAACTCTGAACAAGATTCTTTCCCACCCGGAACTGACACCAGCAAAATTTGACTGGAGCCAGGAACGTACACAAAAACCTTTCATGCTTTCTGATGAAGAAGAAACTTTGTTGCAGGCACTTTCAATGCCGGGCTTGCATGCGTGGGGCGAGCTTTACACCAACTTGAGCGGCACCATGCGCTGTGAAATGAAATTCAAAGACCGCACAGAAACAGTGGGTCTTGCGAAGGCATCCGCATTGATTCGCAGTCAGGATGAAGAAACCCGTCGTGTGGCGTGGACCTCCATTCAAAACGCATGGACCACGCACAAGGAAACAGCTTCATCGATTTTGAATGCCTTGGCTGGCTGGCGCCACGAGGTGATCAAGAAACGTTCTCAGGTGAAACCGGCGCACTATCTGGATCAGTCCCTGTTCTATAGCCGTATCACCCAAGAAACTTTGGATGCGATGCTGACGGCTTGTTATGAAAACGTCGATATGTCCCGCCGTGCGAATCTGGCGATGGCAAAATTGATGGGTAAGAAAGCTTTGGACCCTTGGGATCTGCTGGCGCAGAGCCCGATTTCTGCTTCCAAAGCCGAGCGCAGCTATGAAGAAGGCCTGAACATGATCAAGGATGCCTTCGGTCAGGCTTCACCGGACATGGCGCAGTTCGTGGACATGATGGCTGAAAAACACTGGATCGAAGCGCGTGTTCTTCCGAACAAACGCAACGGCGCTTATTGCACCGGCTTCCGCAAAAAACGTGAACCGCGCGTGTTTATGACCTACATGGGTTCTAATAGTGATATCTCCACCTTGGCTCACGAACTGGGGCATGCTTATCATTCATGGGTGATGCGCGATATGCCAATTGCCGAGTGTGGGTACCCGATGACGTTGGCTGAAACGGCCAGTATTTTCTCGGAAACCCTTTTGCATGATGTGCTGTTGACCAACTCCAAAACCCGTGAAGAAAAGATCGAATTTGCGTGGGGTGAGATGGAGCGTGCGACGGCATTCCTGCTGAATATCCCGGCTCGTTATGACTTTGAAAAAAGCTTCTATGAAATGCGTGAAAAGCGCACGGTCAGCGCCGATGAACTGAGCAAATTGACCGATGAGGCGTGGAGCAAGTGGTACGGCAGCACTTTAAGTGCGAACGACAAGATGTACTGGGCGACAAAGCTGCATTTCTCGATGTCCGGAATCAGCTTCTATAACTATCCGTACACGTTCGGTTACCTGTTCAGCATCAGTGTTTATGCCCGTCGTGAAGAGCTGGGTAAGGACTTCATGAAGACTTACGTCAACATCCTGCGCGACACCGGCCGCATGACGGCGGAAGATCTGGTGCAAAAGCACCTGGGCGAAGACATTCGCAAACCAGAGTTCTGGAGAAAATCCATCGCGGTCATTAATCGCAAAATTGAAGAATTCGAAAAACTCGCCCTTAGCTAGGGCGAGCTCTTAGATCCAGTGACATGGAAATATCATCGGTGAAAATTCCATCGGGTTGGCGATAAGCTTCGCGCAAATAGCCAACCTGCTGGAATCCCAGTTTTTTATACAGTTTGAACGCCGGTTGATTCGCACTCATCACGTTCAGTTCCAGAAAGCTCAGGCCTTCAATGCTTTGAGCGACTTCAATCAGACGACGCAATAAAGCTTCGCCCAATCCCTGGCCGCGATAATCATGATGCACTGACATTCCCAAACCCGCGCGGTGCCCGCGTTTGCTGTCTTTGAACGCCACCATGTTGGTGATGCCGATGATGCGGCCCTGGTGTTCAGCGATGATCAAAGCGCCTTTGGGATCTTCGTTGGCATCGGTAATCCACTTTGTTTGGGTTTCCACGGTTTTCTTTGCTGCGGATTCCGGAGTGGTCAGAATGTAAGGGGACGTGGGCAGAATTTCCAGAAAGGCATTTAACAATGCCTCAGCCTCGCTGACCAAAGCAGGCCTCATAATGATGGAATCGCCGTTTTTCAGTTGAATGGTGCGGGCTTCATGCAATGCCATTTGGACCTCCTTTGGTGATCTTTAAGATCGGCGAAAAGAGGCCGCAGGACAAATTAATAAATTTGATGGAGCCTCTAAGGAAAATGCATTCCCCAGAGGCTGTACGATCTAGTGAGCCTGAGCAGAGGCGCGCAGTTTATCCAGCTTTTGAGCGGCGGGACGGCTGGTACAAAGTCCCATCCATTTGTTGATTTCAGGATAAGCAGACATGTCGAATTTCAGGGCGTATAGCAAGCCCGCCACCGACGCCACATTCAGATCCGCTACGGTGAAACGGTTGCCGACAAGGTAAGTCTTGCCTTTAAGGCCGGCTTCCAATGTGTTCAGATAAGTTGGCAGAACCTTTTTCGCGTCTTCGATGACTTTCGGATTTTTGAATTCATCCGGGACAAACAAAGCCTGAATCAGCCAGTTCACGGCAGGGGTTTGCAAGTCCACCAGGGCCCAGAAGCTCCATTGCATAATGTGGCCTTCTTCTTCCAGATTCTGCGGCGCCAGCGGGCTGTTGTGTTTTTTTGCCAGATAGTTGGTGATCGCCATGGATTCCCACAGTACGTATTCACCGTCGATAATTGCCGGGATTTTTCCGTTCGGATTGATCTTCAGATAGTCCGGGGACTTGTGCTGCTTT
Coding sequences within it:
- a CDS encoding M3 family oligoendopeptidase, which translates into the protein MEKMAWNLESEYPSYNSPEFQAEFDLVKSKVDQLEKDVKSLKTPFENEVEKIQKIWIDVEATQVLVGNMSTFLNCHLSVDSTLNEAQAKKSEVMALSSLMWQILIPVDNFMKRCSEETLNKILSHPELTPAKFDWSQERTQKPFMLSDEEETLLQALSMPGLHAWGELYTNLSGTMRCEMKFKDRTETVGLAKASALIRSQDEETRRVAWTSIQNAWTTHKETASSILNALAGWRHEVIKKRSQVKPAHYLDQSLFYSRITQETLDAMLTACYENVDMSRRANLAMAKLMGKKALDPWDLLAQSPISASKAERSYEEGLNMIKDAFGQASPDMAQFVDMMAEKHWIEARVLPNKRNGAYCTGFRKKREPRVFMTYMGSNSDISTLAHELGHAYHSWVMRDMPIAECGYPMTLAETASIFSETLLHDVLLTNSKTREEKIEFAWGEMERATAFLLNIPARYDFEKSFYEMREKRTVSADELSKLTDEAWSKWYGSTLSANDKMYWATKLHFSMSGISFYNYPYTFGYLFSISVYARREELGKDFMKTYVNILRDTGRMTAEDLVQKHLGEDIRKPEFWRKSIAVINRKIEEFEKLALS
- a CDS encoding GNAT family N-acetyltransferase, which gives rise to MALHEARTIQLKNGDSIIMRPALVSEAEALLNAFLEILPTSPYILTTPESAAKKTVETQTKWITDANEDPKGALIIAEHQGRIIGITNMVAFKDSKRGHRAGLGMSVHHDYRGQGLGEALLRRLIEVAQSIEGLSFLELNVMSANQPAFKLYKKLGFQQVGYLREAYRQPDGIFTDDISMSLDLRARPS
- a CDS encoding glutathione S-transferase family protein, yielding MVKIYGSPMSSAGRCYWMLEELGLPYEQVPLNMREKQHKSPDYLKINPNGKIPAIIDGEYVLWESMAITNYLAKKHNSPLAPQNLEEEGHIMQWSFWALVDLQTPAVNWLIQALFVPDEFKNPKVIEDAKKVLPTYLNTLEAGLKGKTYLVGNRFTVADLNVASVAGLLYALKFDMSAYPEINKWMGLCTSRPAAQKLDKLRASAQAH